GAAGATGAATCGTTAGAATAAGATTAAAAGTCACATGCTCAAAGAGTAAATCTATGAATTCTTCAAACCAAAATCGATGACCGATCACTGAATTTATCTTCAGTAATGAGTACACGTTGAGATCTCCATCTATTACTGTAGCTTTGTCGTTCAGCATGCATACCTAGATTCAACATCCCAATATCATCGCCATTCagaaaaataaggttaaatgcGCACTAATCTAATACCTATTAGAGCAAAACCTTCACAAAattcttttgatcttttttgaAATTAGACTTGGACACCAACGAAATCTGAGGGAAGCAATATCCTAAAATCATATATGCGAAAAACCCCAAATCTTGATTAGATTGGGATAGAAACCTCCACAAATGAGAGAAAGAAATTTCTAGATCTAGATCAGAAGAGAAAAGCTTCTTAAAATtggaggaaaggaaaaaaagaagagagaaaaccaaattaatcaaaggaaaaggaaaaggggagaggagagagagagatctagcTCAAACCCTCCCCTCCATGgatgttgaaaaagaaagttgtgtgaaaataaaagggagagaagaaaaCCCTAaggataaaagagaaaaagtgtgaagaaaaaaaaaatgaagaaatggaGTCAGGTTAAGCAAAATCAGTAATAGGAGATGTTAATTGCTTGCAGAATTGCAACAAATTATGGTCACTATTATAGATTTCCATAATAAATAGCTACACATAGAGCAAAATAAAAAGGCTTTAGCTTCAGTTTGTAGAGAACAGCCAACATAAGTCGGTATCCCTGTCTTCAGAAGCTCTCGAACGTCGCTTGAAATTTCAGCACTTCTGCCCCTACTACTCCAAGCTCCATCACAAAAGGTCCGAACCGAATACACTTCATGTTGGTGATCAAGATCCTGTATAGATCCTCGTATTCCATTCGCTAAATCCCATCGATAAGTATTCTATTCCACTATTCGCATTCTCTCAATTGTATTCATATCGTCCATACCATAGCATTTaaaattagagatttttttcaataatattgaCCAACAATATACTAGTGTGGAATATTTAAAGATTATAAATTGGTGAAAAAtgaagtcttcttcttcttcttcttcttcttcttcttcttcttcttcttcttcttcttcttcttcttcttcttcttcttcttcttcttcttcttcttcttcttcttcttcttcttcttcttcttcttcttacacCAAAGTCCGGCTACTACAATTACTTTAATGAGAGGCGCCGAGTCTTTACCGATACTTGCTACGGCCACAAAAAATGCAATGGAATTCTCTCTCACAAAGATTGCTATTTGTGCTTAGGTATGGCTAGTAGTATTCTACAATCAACGTGCCATTGGACCACTGGCGCACAAGTTCAACTCGGGGGTTGTAGAATTCGGTATGAAAACTATTTCTTCTACGATAATTAGCAAGCACATAAGACATGCATCTCGGGATTGGATAAATTATGGCAGAATTTATCATGCTAAATAGCTTGAAAGGTGCGCAAGATAAAAATTTATGGGCCTTTCTCCCACGACTTCAGGCTTTGAGCTTCTGATGCGTTATGAGCCTTGTGGCCTTCATGCACAGGGCCTTATGTCATTTCGTTTCATAGGCCTTTTGgccttttacttttctattgTTCCACGTTCTATACATGTCGTGCACTCAATTGACCATGACTATAATCTCATACTCTCGACCCTTTCCGCAAAAATTAATCTAAGCTGATGACAGGCGGAACCACCATTATAACCGATATGAAGTGTATTTTAAGAAAATCGTGAATGTTTAATAAAATGTGCAATTTATATATCAAGACAAACAAATTATCACTTATCATGAGAAATCGATTAATGATTGATCAATGTTAATAGCTGAGTTACAAAGACGTCACATCCACACAAACAATAACAAATAAGAGAAAGATATAACCTAAGATTCCATGCCACCGAGGGCGACCAACACCACTCGGCATCATTAATCGAACGAGGTGTCACTCAACTCATCAAATACCACTCAGCATTATTAATAAGATAGCGTCAACAAATAAGTCCTCTAGTATGTACGAGATTTCAAATCTTTGTTGAAGTATAAGaatttcatcatctatttcGTTACTGTTTTTGGAGAGAAAATTTTGGATactcttttgctttctttttcctttttcattactgttttatcttttctcacttcattttcatcaaaaggaaaagatcaaGCAGAGAACGTAGCTTTGACCTAGGCAAATATACTCACATAAAAATAGTATCTTCACTTGTCGTGCAAAGATACTAGccttaaatgaaagaaaaatgtttaggacatgcgacttgaaaaattattaaaagattccTCAACATATTATATCTttaacaatttagttataaatcattcaatttgaccaatttaatccatATTTGTTATGGttttccaattcaatcataatccTTTCAATTAAGCCAATTTCGTCTAaaacttttaatgatttgccaatttagtgcTAAACCTTTTGAATTGACAATATAATTATTCTAGCCGATTTTGATTGTTGTCTGTCTTATGTGATGCAATCAGTGCTATCGTAGAtagatatttaaaattttctaaaattttccaaaatatcaatttttttcttattttcctttttaatcaaACCCTAGGCTAGCGAGGGCTGCTATTGCAACCTTCACAAAGGCCAAAAACTTAGCACAAGCTCTCCAAAACTCTACTAATCACAACTTGATACAAgttaatttattcaaaattttccatAGAATGCCCATGTGAGttccattatttccttttctatttgtGGCCCGGTCCCATCCCCAAACAATATTCGTCTCGTTCTTTGGTGGTGAATGGGCCCTGGCTAGAGTTTTACGGCCCTCCACGGTGTCATTGCGCCTTGGCCCCTCTCCATTTTGTTGCTTAGGGTATCCGGTTTAAGGTATATAGTTTTTGTTCGAGCAAAAAGCTGCCCAAGCCGGTCGCGCCCGCTTGGGTGGTCGGCTAGGTGGTGGAAGGTCGGTCGAGGCACACATGTGGCGGGACTAAGGCGGGCGATGCCGCTTGCTCCAATCGGCCCCATCATAGTGAAGCAGGGGACGCAAGAGGGAGTTGGGTTGGCCAGGCCATGGTCGGTCAGTCGGCTCGCGTGTCTAACAAGCCCGGGCTTGTTTTTTCTTCGGGCTGGCCGCGTCTGTGCTAAAGCAAGGGCATTGGGCCTGTTTAATTGTAGTTTAGGTTTTTTGTTTTGGGTTGGGCTTAGTTTATTtaggtttatttttttttcaggtgGGTTTGTTCTTGAGCCGGATCTAGCTAGAAGCCTGATTTTGGACTCGACTGGGCCCACTCGTTAAGCCCAATCCGACCGAGGGCCTACGGCCTTAGGACCGCGGTCCCTGTTTAcggattaaaattaatttttaaaaatatttttaaaaactcaaaatattttgaactttaaaaaaaaatattgaaaaatgttaaaattattttttgagtaGTTTATCTCTTAAAATGTGTCAAAATcctggataaaaaaaattgtgctcaATTTTTAATAAGCATGTAAGGTTTTGCAATAGGATTTAAATGTTTTGAATAAGCTTATTAAGCATAGATATTTAACTCTTTAACTTTTCATAGCATGTTTACCTGAGCAGggatttatttttctgatattTCATTCAAGGTGAAATATGACGGCTCTCAAAGTTCATGTAATTGGTTGAGGAGTTAGGAATTCCTGATAAGGAACCAGAgattacttgttcaaatatcaCCATCAGCATGATGGGTCGAGGCTGCTTGCGTGGGTTGAGGGTCTGGACTTAACTAATTCATAAGCACGAAGGGTATTTAATGGATTTCCAGGTAGATTGACCTTGGCGCTTGAGTCCCTAGCTCATAAAAAAAGTGAAACacgattaaaaataaaaataaataaaaagtgaaagATGATGTTTTAACTAACTCGAGTTTCTAAATAAAGTGTAGCCATTTGTTTCGATAAGACACATGAGAAGCCAAACAAGTCTAGATCACTTGCGTAGGGCattagaaaagaacaaaagacatGTTGGCCCTCAAATTATTCAAGATCCAAAGCTTCTCAAGATTGCTTCATATCACCACGACGGATTACTGCTGTAATTCTGACCACTCCcagatatatgtatatattcttattttttgaTTGTCTGCAACTTAATTTTTGTCGAACTTATACTTTTCAAACCTGATTCTATAGCCTTGAGGCTGAAGTTGAGCGCGATGCTTGACTAATGACACGTCCGTATCAATTGAGTCGTGTTGTGTACGCACGCGTCACAATCCAAATGAGTGAGTATCCCATCCATGCTCCATGGCCATAGCATAGTTGAGTCAAGAAGTCTTCCCTCTCATTATAATAATTGAAGTGGGAGTTGAAGGTATTGTGGCATGACCAAGAAGTGCAATTAGTGCAGTTGCAATAATGTGGTATGAAGCCATGTGTCTCTTACCTCCTTTCCTTGATGCTACTCATCCTATATTGCTCCTTAAATAAGGGCTATGTCCAAGAGATGGATGCTTCTCATAGGTTTCTCCACTCTTTTACATGGATTTCCTAGCAGCTTTACTTCTGGGATTTATCAACAGCCAAGTATGTATTAGACGGTGAAGTTCTTGCTCTAGCAATAGTTTAGAAAACTTTGTCACTCATCAAATTAGGCAGTTGTCATTGTCTTATTTCATTGAGTACATTTCATGCCGCCCCTCTTATTGCATCTAGTTTGGAGTCGATGGACTTTTTCTTAATCAACCTCTTCCGAAAGATCCATTTCTGTACCATCGGAACTTAAGTTGATCTGATAATCTTACGTCGTAAgcattttttccctttattttggGCAAGCATATTTGCACCGACGCGTATCATTTAAAGATAACAATCTTTACAAAAGTATTATTAacctttttctgaattttcctcATTTGGATAAATGCCCTCGAGCCTACGTGGTATAAGTTTTGTAAAATTACGAAAGATGAAACCTTAAGGGATGGAGTTTTCATGGTGATGCTTATGAAGCCTGTGGAGTCGAAGTTTTCATGGCTCTTCTGTAACGGAGCTCTTCTGAAACGAAAGGAAGGGGCTTTTGTCTCAACGAAATGTAAAAGATGGGTTGAAGTCAAACAAATGGGTCTTTGGCTGGCCCGTCAATTTACGACTTTCGCAGCCACACTGCCTTTTACTTTGCTTTTAGTTAATTTCAAGTCGCTTGCCGCACGTCCATTTTTAAGCGAATTTGACCAGGTGAACCACATCATCCCTAACATTGTACTATGATACTACTGAATATTCTCCTATTTTACCACCTCTAGCTGCATCATCCCTACATATATTCCACCTCTAGCTGCATCATCCCTACACGTCTGAGACACCAAACACCAATATTTTTCCTGGTATCGCATGCTCTATAGCAATCAATTGAGAGGCGTTTCCCGGAAAATGTTCCCAACTTTGGGAGCTGAGTGACACTGACAGGTCACATCCCCGAAAGGAAGTCCCCGTTAACCCCTTTTTTCTTGTAGTGATGCGTGCTTGTACCTTAAGAAGCTTTCCACACTTTGATGACAAGCTCGTTCTCGGAGAGTTGGACCATAAAAACTCTAAGCTTCTGCTCCTTCTACGCAGGCTCCTCCTCAGCAGAACGAGAGGGCCATGTTTTTCCATCAGCCTCAACCTCCATGTTACATTAATTCACAATCCACAAGATGAAGCAAACTAAGCCACTTCCAGCCACCCGAGTTGGCACTCTTTCTTGACCATATAACAGATAAGTCCCCCACAGAAATGAAAAGCATCATTCATAACAATGAACATgaattgaaagaaaagaagcttTCGCTCTGTAAAAACATGCTCTACATtttatatttacatatatagCTTCAGATGAACTCAAAATGGCATAAAGGTGGGCATGATATCCTAGATTTCATCACAAATTGCAGTGTTATGGTGGAGGGTGGGAATTTCTCACAGTGAAGTCAATGCAATGATATCAGGATACAAAAACAAACTTCAGGTTTACCTCTCCACTACCTATCCTCTTCACTGTTATCAGAATTCTTATCAGAGTCAGAACCACTGTTGAAGCTGAGGATTTCTCCATCATCCTCTTGAGCAAAATTCAAGTCCAGTACATAAGGTTCGATCAATTTCCAAAACCACGTAGAATTGCTTCCTAGTAGACCTATCCAATACACCTGTCCTTTCCTCTTTACCCTGCAATCCAAGGACTTTGCTTTTAACGCCTTAACAACTCTCTCAACTCCTTCTTGACTTCCTCTAAGTTTAAGCAATATATCTCCTGATGACATCCTGTAGCCCCCATACATGTACCAGTACGCTAGGGCACATGGTGACAACCACCGATGTATTAACTTTGGAATCACCGGTTTCCCTCCGGGCCAAAACTGATCTGCATAGAAACCAAAATATGAATGACGAATCGTGGAGAAGCTATTTGGTATTTCATTGGAATTATCATCTAACTTGCAAGAAGGATGTAGCCACTCATGGTAATGCTCGTAGATATGTCTCTTCAGAGCAGAATGCATCCCAGAATTCTcattgaacttgaacttgatcATGTGGTTTTTTCTCTGTTCATCAGAATCTATTTGTAAACCACCTAAGAGCATACCCACTAAAATTTCCCTTTGCTCTTTGGTCAGCTTGAGGCTCACTGGCTTCTTAACTGCTTTTCCTCTCAAACTAAGGATAGGGTCAAGCTTTTCCATTGAGGCCGGTACAATTTCATACTTTTTCTGACACATTAGATGGTATACTTTTTCTGCCTTCACATGGTCCCCAGTGGACAAATAACCACCTAAAATGGAGTTGCAATTACGTCCACTGATGCCAATAGCTCCGCTACTATGCATTTCACTAAAAATCTCCTCGGCTTTGCTAATGTCACCAATCCTCACCAAAGAATCCAAGTAAATGCCATATATTACACGATTTGGCTGACACTTCTCTACACACTGGGAGAAAGCTGACGCTAGTTTATCGTGCAGGCCTAAGTTGAAATACATATTCATCATGTCAATAAAAGAAGGACTGAGGGGCTTTAGACCACTATTCTTGAACTCTTTCATGAGAGATTCTGCCAATTCCACATCTTGAGCTTTACAAATCACATCTATAATTTTATGGTACGCTGCCACGGTAGCCGAACCCAAATGCTCCTGCATCTCCCTGAATAATTTCAATGACTTCGTGTGCTCTGCAACCTTCGCATAGACTTCCATTTTGTAAACATAAGCCAGAGAAGGAAGCTTATCACCCAAATGCTGAAGTTTGAGCCAAACCCTTTCAGCGTCATCCAAATTCCCCTCCTTAGAGCAAGCCCTCAGTACAGACAAAAGCACCTCTCGAGTCTCTTCAATTCCAGATTCTTGCATCTCCTTTCTAAGTTCAGCGATCCGCTCTCCATCTATAGTGTCCTGATAGCTATGCAGCCATATGAGACCCCCGTAAATATCCTTGTGTATTTCAAGCCTAGATGTCACCAAATTATGGAATATAAACTCTGCTTGCTTGAGATGATGCTTTGACAAGGCTCCTGAGCCGCTCACCAGAGCTCTGAATAGAGAGTTGTGCAAACTAAGTTGAGGCCGATACCCTCCTAACTGGATCATGCGATTGTAAATGCTACATGCTTCCTCGAGGCAACCTTGGATGGGTGCACTCAGATATGCAACTATGAGAACGTGGAAAGTAGATTCACTTGGAACCCGTCCCTGGTTTATTATGTCATCGAATATCTCCCTACACTTGGCGAATTTCCGGTTCTTACCCAAGTAATCAGCAAGCTTCGTCGCAAGCGCGAAATCAAATTTATACCAATGTTGCTGCATCATCCACTTGTACACCTACAATGTAATAATATACTTCAAAGTCATGAACATAACTTTTGCAACAAATTGAGGAGGCAGAAATCCTAATTGTTAGAAAATAAACTAATATGCCCAGAAACAGGTGAAAATTCAACAATCAAACCCACATACCTTGAAGGCGGTCTCGTTCTCCCGGATCCTCATACAGTGAACAGCCACATAGGTGGCATCCTCCTGCCTCATCCACTTCCTCTGCGCGTTCAGAATCCTCACCAGAGTCCCGCCCTTCTGCGCCGGCAACTCCTTGCACAGCCACGCCAGCTTCGCCCGCCGCCACTGCTCCGGTACCTCCTCCAGCTCCCTAACCTCCACCGCGGGGGCGGCGACCCCAGTTGCCTCATGTCGCTCCCCACGGACCCCACATCGAAGCTGAACCCATCGGAGTCACCACCCCTGCTCGTGAAATCCCAGTTCTCGTCCGAATCCGGCCCGTCCACCACCTGCTCGACGGAACTACTCAGCGAAGCGGGGGAGGCGCGGGGCGAGACCAGGAGGGGGGGCCGGGAGAAAGGAAGGCGGAGGGCGGCGAAAGAGAGCCGCTGCGGGTTGCTGAGGAGAAACAGAGCGTTGcggcccccgccgccgccgccgccacggtGGTgcagggagagggagagggagcggaggagagagagggaaccgCGCATGGATGaacccgagctcgccggaaggacggcggcggcggtgccggcggcggtggggagtggagggagagagggctCAGTGGCCGTGGCGCCCAGGAGCATGTCGTTTCGAGCTTCCGGTACGCGCGGCGGCCGGATGAGGAAGGGATGACCATGGCCAATCGGAAAGATGATGAAGAGGGAGCAGATAAAATTTGCCTAATCGGAAGGGCTAGAGGCCCATGGGCCTAGGCCCAATTGCATCGTGCCCAGTGCATTCATCCGGATTTCggtttatttttgttaattttcgagaaaattgttcaaaaagttataaattta
This Eucalyptus grandis isolate ANBG69807.140 chromosome 7, ASM1654582v1, whole genome shotgun sequence DNA region includes the following protein-coding sequences:
- the LOC104429755 gene encoding pentatricopeptide repeat-containing protein At2g15820, chloroplastic-like; the encoded protein is MRQEDATYVAVHCMRIRENETAFKVYKWMMQQHWYKFDFALATKLADYLGKNRKFAKCREIFDDIINQGRVPSESTFHVLIVAYLSAPIQGCLEEACSIYNRMIQLGGYRPQLSLHNSLFRALVSGSGALSKHHLKQAEFIFHNLVTSRLEIHKDIYGGLIWLHSYQDTIDGERIAELRKEMQESGIEETREVLLSVLRACSKEGNLDDAERVWLKLQHLGDKLPSLAYVYKMEVYAKVAEHTKSLKLFREMQEHLGSATVAAYHKIIDVICKAQDVELAESLMKEFKNSGLKPLSPSFIDMMNMYFNLGLHDKLASAFSQCVEKCQPNRVIYGIYLDSLVRIGDISKAEEIFSEMHSSGAIGISGRNCNSILGGYLSTGDHVKAEKVYHLMCQKKYEIVPASMEKLDPILSLRGKAVKKPVSLKLTKEQREILVGMLLGGLQIDSDEQRKNHMIKFKFNENSGMHSALKRHIYEHYHEWLHPSCKLDDNSNEIPNSFSTIRHSYFGFYADQFWPGGKPVIPKLIHRWLSPCALAYWYMYGGYRMSSGDILLKLRGSQEGVERVVKALKAKSLDCRVKRKGQVYWIGLLGSNSTWFWKLIEPYVLDLNFAQEDDGEILSFNSGSDSDKNSDNSEEDR